The stretch of DNA CGAAAGAGGCTCCCCCTTCCTCCGCACGACCACATCGTCACCCGCGCGACGGCATCGGCGGCCGAGGTGATCCCGCTCCTGTCGCCGTACCTCGCCGACGGGGGACGCTTCCTGTTCATGATGGGGCCGGGGGCGCGGGAGGGCGTTTCGGGGGAGTTCCCGGGCACGGTGACTCGCCGGGAACGGTTCCACCTCCCCCGCGGGATGGGGGAGCGGGAGATCGTCGAGATCGAACCCATGGGAAAGGAGTGAGGAAATGTACGAGCGCCACCATGAGCCGCTGATTTCACGGAAGGCGTACCTTCGCCGGATCGTCCGGAGCGGGGGATTGGCCGCCGCCTCGATTCTCGCCGCCCTGTTTCTGGGGGTGTCCGGGTACCATTGGATCGAGGGGATCCCATGGGTGGACTCGATCCTCAACGCCGCGATGATCCTCGGGGGGATGGGGCCGGTCGCGGAGCTGCACACAACGGCGGGAAAGTTGTTCGCCGCCGCCTACGCGCTCTTCAGCGGGCTGATGTTCATCATGGTGGCCGGGCTCCTCTTCGCCCCCGTCATCCATCGGTTCCTCCACATATTTCATCTGGAAGCCGGCCGCAAGAGCAAGGACAACTGACCGCGAACCGGATTTCCTCCTTTCGCCCCCCGCCCCCCCGTGGTACAAGATATCGTTGTGTTTCCGTGAAAAGGAGGGCCCGTATTGGCCCGTATCCTCACCGTCGCCAACCAGAAGGGGGGCGTCGGGAAGACCACCACCGCGGTCAACTTGGCCGCCTCCCTCTCCGTGATGGAGAAGAAGACGCTGCTGGTCGATCTCGACCCGCAGGCCAACGCCTCTTCCGGCGTGGGAGGGACCCCCGGGGGGGACGAGGAGCGCAACGTCTACCGCGTCCTCATGGGGGAGATCCCCGTGGCGGAGGCGATCCGGGAGACCGGTCTTCCTTTCCTCTTTCTGCTGCCCGCTTCCGCCGACCTGATCGGGGCCGAAATCGAACTGGTGCCGATGGAGCGCAGGGAGCGGCGCCTGGCCGAGGCGCTGGCTCCTATTGTGGAAGACTACGAGGTCATCATGATCGATTGTCCCCCCTCCTTGGGCCTGCTGACGGTGAACGCCCTCTGCGCCGCCGATGCAGTAGTGATTCCTCTTCAGTGCGAATACTATGCCCTGGAAGGGCTTTCCAGCCTGTTCCGCACCATCGACCGGATCCGGGAGGAGATGAACCCCGGGCTTCGGATCGAGGGGGTGGCGCTCACCATGTTCGACGCGCGGAACAACCTGGCCCACCAGGTCGCGGACGAGGCCCGCGAAATACTAAAAGATCAAGTATTTCAAACTGTTATACCGAGAAATGTCCGCCTGTCCGAGTCGCCCTCCCACGGAAAGCCGGCGCTTCTGTACGCCGTTTCCTCCCGGGGGGCGCAAAGTTACCTCGAACTGGCCCGGGAGATGGTGAATCGATGGAACGGAAGAACGAACCCGTGAAGAAGAAAGTTCTCGGACGGGGTCTCTCCGCCCTGCTGACGGGCACCACGCCCTCTCAGGGGGCTCCCGGCGCCGGGCGCGACCCCGGGTTCCTCCAGATCCCGGTGGAAAAGATCCGTGCGGG from Deltaproteobacteria bacterium encodes:
- a CDS encoding AAA family ATPase, which encodes MARILTVANQKGGVGKTTTAVNLAASLSVMEKKTLLVDLDPQANASSGVGGTPGGDEERNVYRVLMGEIPVAEAIRETGLPFLFLLPASADLIGAEIELVPMERRERRLAEALAPIVEDYEVIMIDCPPSLGLLTVNALCAADAVVIPLQCEYYALEGLSSLFRTIDRIREEMNPGLRIEGVALTMFDARNNLAHQVADEAREILKDQVFQTVIPRNVRLSESPSHGKPALLYAVSSRGAQSYLELAREMVNRWNGRTNP